The nucleotide sequence GATACGCAGCACCAGCAGAGCAGTGGTCCCCATTTGATTGTCAAGGGGCAGACACTGAAGCCTGCAGCCTCATGCAGGACAAACTGAGCTTTGAGCAGACCCAGTTCTTCTAGTTCCGCACACCTTGCCTGCCCACGGGCCGGGGAGGCAGGGGGATGGCAGCCCAACGGTGGCTTGGCGGGCAGGGCAGGACACCTGCGTTGGAGGATTTTGGCGTCTTCCTCCGTGGGGAAGCTTGCATGCTTTGGCAGCCTCCCCTGTAGTCATTCCTGGAGACTTTTATCCATCTCAACCGAGAGGCAGGGAGCCTGGGCTCTGGAGAGAAGAGAATTGTGCTGGGATGCCAGCTCAGTCCCCTGGCAGCTGTAGATGTgctcctgagtctcagtttcctcattgataAAATGGACGTGATGCCAGCCCTCTTCTTAGGGTTGTGGTGAGCACCCTCGAGTGAAACAGGAGGTCTGAGGAGCGGCCAGCACAGCACTTGGCACAGTGGCTAGGTGGCAGCTGCCACAATGAGGTTTTCTGATTAGGTGCCAGGGGAGTGGCCTGAGCCTTCCAAGGGCCCTGGGCTCCTGGGGTGCATCACCTGGCACCTTCAGCATGGCACTTCCCTAGCCTGGTGTCTTGCAGGCCTTTTGCCCAGGGCATGTCCACAAACCTCTCGAAGATGCAGGTGCTGGAAAGCTGGCCCTGCCGCACTCCCCTGcgaacttgctgtgtgacctgagAAAATCCCTCCTGTCTCCGGCCCCTCCTCCACATCTGTGCTACAAGGGGTTGGACTCTGCTCCAAGCTTGAGACTGTGGCAGAGGCAGCGCCAGGCCTGGGTGGGTCCCAACAGGCCAGGGTTCAAATCCACATTCTGGCTGCCACTTCCTGGCTCCCGATCTGGGCGAGTTCCTACTAGGCTGTTTCCTTATCCATCAGGCAGGGTGTTAGGAGGATTAAACATGATGGGTGTCCAAAGGGCCTTGCACCCAGGAAGTGCCTGCATGTACCGGGCACCGTGGCTGCTTAAAGTTGGGGCTGGACCTTCAGCTGGCCCTGCCCTGCATTCCCTTGGGACCAGCCCACCTTCCTCCTCAGCTGCCCCTCGTGGGCCTGGCCCTGTGTTCGCCTGACTGTCAGGGGCTGGGTGTGGACAGCGACCCTGGATGCCCGAGGCTTGTGGCTGACCTGGAGGTCTGCACGGCACAGGCCTGCAGGGAGGGTTTCTGGAGAGATGGGCTGGCCTTTGGGGGACTCAGCACAGGCTGGTTCCCAGCCGCCACTTTCCGAGGCCAGGGAGCATCCTGGTGGGCAGGCACCTTGTGTCGTCCCAGTCTGAGGCCACTTCTGTGGGTTGCCGTGCCCAGGATCAGGAAGGAGTATGGCCCACCAACACCCAGGGCTGGCCTCCTGTCATCCTGGGGCCTTGTCCATGCCCTGGGGATCAGGGTTGGGTCCACCCACCCAGAGCTGGAGGGCAGGCCCGAGGGCAAGAGGGTCACGGACACACTGTCCTTGCATCCCACCTCCCTTGGTGGGGCTCGTGGTCTGAGCTCATGACTTGAGAAGTCCTGGGCTCTCACCTCAGCCAGCACACGCCCCACCGGCTCCCCTCCTCGGGCCTGGGTCCCCACCTCTGTAGGACGGAGAGGGTGCACAGCAGCATGGGCCCCGCACTGTCCCGGGAACCTGGGTTCTGTAGAGACTGAGCAGCCTTCTCTGATGCGTTTCGCGTTTGGCTTCTGTATTGGAGCGAAAAGCTCAAGTCAGAAAGCTGCTCCCACCCACTGGGTTTCAGGGTGACTCAGCCTCTCTTTACAGTGTCCCTCGGCTAGGTCCCCAAGCCTTAGGCAGGCCTCAGACAAGTTTCCCTCAGGTTTTTACCGCCCAGCGTCCATCGCCAGCCCCGTGGAGGATGTGGTATCAGGTGTCATCCGGTACCACACCGCCATCAGGTCCCAGTGCCAGTCACCAGAGGGCTCATGCTGGGAGGAGGCGCCGTTGGCCTGGGCGGGGAGATGGCAGGGCTAGGGCAGGCCTCGTGGGGCTCCTTAAGACCCTCACTATTCTACCCAGAGGGAATCTGGGTTTGGCCTGTGGCTTCCTCCCTCTGTCAGCCAGGGACATGGCATCCTGCTGGCCTGTCACTCTGAGAAGGCTGATCAGGTGACACACTCAACCAGACGCCACCAGGCCCTGTTTCCCCTCCTCATCTTCAGGGCTCCGGGCTGTGTCCCTGGGGACATTGGGGTGTGGGGGCCCCTACTCACCAGGGACCCCATGCCACCCTCACTGCACTGACCCAAATGTCAGAAGACCAGGCAGTGTGTTTACAGGCACAGCTGCCGACTGGGTCCCAGAGCCCAGGGACATCAGCACGCCTGCTGGGGGTGGGACAGGAGTGTCCCCTGAGTACACAGCCAAGCATGTGGTGTTCTTTTCTCCTAGCAGTCAGCTCATAGCGGCTGCCTGGGCGCCTGCCCTCGGGGGGAAGCATTTTCTCTGCATCAGCTGTCCACTAGGCTGTTTCTGCTCCTCCGCCTCTGAACTCCCAGCCCTGCCAGAGTGCCCTGGGGCCCAAGCGCTGCCCAGATGGGGTGTCCGCTAACAGAGTGAGCTAGGGTGGCCTGTGGGTGCTGGAACCCTACCTTTCTTGCTCCAGAGGGTCCCAGGGCAGCTGCCAGGGCTGTTGCCTTGCTTTCTCTGTCCTGTGAGGGGGGCTCAGCGCAAAGGGTAGAGGCCCTACTCTGCCACTTTGTTCCCAGACCCCAGGGCAGTTTGCTCTGGAGCCTGCACCTCTACCATCTGAGCAGGCGGTTTAAACGGCCCCTGTGCTCCACGTAGCTCTATGGTCGGTTCCCTGCCCGCTGCTGCTGTGACGGGAAGGGACCAGAGAAGACAGACTAGCTCCACGAGGGCTAGAGCGTCTCCCTGACCGTGTGACAGGGTGGCAGCTCCCTCACCGCAAGCATGTGTGGCTGTCAGCATTGGGCCTgcatccctccccaccacccgGCTGGCAGGAGAGGGCCCccggggggtgggggaagggtgcAGGGATCATATGACACCAAGCAGGGCTGGGCCAGCTGCTGGCCCGCCAGCTCACGGAGGAGCCACTATCTAGACCTGCTCAGGGATGGCTGAGGCCACCTGGCTTCAGCCCCTCCTGGAGATTGGCCTGCCTGGGGACACCTCTGTCCGGCAGGCATGGGTGGTGCTCAGCCAGGACCTGGGTGCTGTGCCGGGCTCCCCCAGGGTTCATGTTTAGTCCCCTGTGGCGGGCTTGTCCTGCATGAGACCTCAGAGCCATTGCCGGTGACTTGGGCACTCAGGATACTGTCTGCTTCGCAGCTGGTCCAGATGTGGCTAAAATCCCTAGGGGAGAGAGAGACTCCCAGCTGAGCCAACAGCCTTCACAAGAGGCAGTCTGGGACCCCTGAGGAGGCCAGGGTGGTTGGGGGCCCTGGGCAGTGTAACCGCTAATGCTTTTCTTTTCAAAGGAACGATCTTCTAGGCAGGGGACAGACGTGTGAGTCAGGAAAGGGGTTGAGCGTATGTCTCTGTTTTCCTGTCAGTGGAAGGGCCGGACCTCCCCTGGCGGGGGTGTCtgtggggtgtgggtgtgagtgtgcctGTGGGTTCCCTGCTAACTTCCAAGAAATGGGGCTGGCTGGCTGTCCAGAGGCGGTGGCGGTCAGGAGCCCAGCATGGTGCCCACAGCTTTCCTGTTGTACAAAGCCCAGAGTGGGAGGGCGACCTCGGGTCAGAGGAAGTGGACTTCCAGGATGGCTCCTGGGCCTCCCAGGGCCGGGCCTCCGAGGGTGcgcaggaggcaggaggctggggtcCCGTCCGCAGCATGCTGGACAGTCTACCTGACTCCTGCCAGGGTTGAGGGAAGGGCCTGAGTCAGCACTGTCCACCAGGCCTTCTCTGAGCTCCACTCCCACCTAGGTTGGGGCATTGACTGTGCGGTTAATGACCCTGGGCCAGGCCAGTACCTCCCAACTCCTTCCTAACCTCTGAGGTTGGTGTCCTTACGCCACCCCCAACCCCGGCTCCTCTACCTGCTGCAAGCTCATTCCATCCCTGGACAGAGCAAGTGGCAGAGGGCTGTGAGGCAGGGGGTGATTGTGGCTAAGTGACCTAGGCCAGCCTGCCAGGTGGGGGGAGTCTGTCTCCTAAGACAAGGGCCTTTCCTTACTGCCTGGAGCCAGAGGCCCCCTTCCTGTTCCAGCCCAGGCCTGTGGTTTAGGGCTCTGTGGAACCCCAGCGTCTGCCTGGATACTGGCACCGTCACCTCTCACGCCCGTCCCCTCATGTGATGACGGTCAGGGAACTGGGAAATCCCATTGCCCAAGCAGGCACGAGGGCATGAATGAGCAGAGGGGAAGGAAGTGGCTGGGATGTGGCCGCTGGGGGTGCCCCACACCTCCCCAGATCCGGGCTGCTGACACGccagagctgggcctggaggAGCTGCCCACTCCTGCTGGGTCAGCCAGGGCCCGCCAGGCTGGGCAGAGGAGGGGTGAGTGTGAGGACGCCCATGGGCCTCTGGCCCTGGGGAGGTGAGGGAACTTTCTCTCAGGGCATAACCGCCTGGATGCAGTCAGCCGTGTCAGAGCCCTGGGATCCCCGCCTCACCGCTTACCCAAGGCAGCATGACCTTGGACCAGTTgttcctctctcagcctccatttacccatctgtgaaatggctgAATAACAGTCTCCACTATGGAGGGGGATGACTTGAGGGTGGGTCCGTCCTGGGCAGGAACAGGAGCCAGTTACTAGGGGATTGGAAGCCTGGTGAACCCATCATGACCGTGCCCCAGGTCGTGGCTAGCCAGGTTGGGGAAGTGGAGTGCCAGGACAGTGGCCCTATGTGCCGATGTTAAACCCAGGCCGTAGAGCTGTGATCTCATTCCACCCCGGGCTATAGGTCTGTGCAGCCACCAGTCTGTGCCCTGTCTGGGGAACAGGTTGCACAGGTCCATCCCCTGCACAGTGGCCAGGCAGGCCCCTGATGTCCCCACGCCCGGCTGCTGGGCGTTGTCTTCACAGAGCTCCACGCAGGAGATCGGTGAGGAGCTGATCAACGGAGTCATCTACTCCATCTCCCTGCGCAAGGTGCAGCTGCACCACGGAGCCAACAAGGGCCAGCGCTGGCTCGGGGTGAGTACGCTCTGGGTCTCCACTAGGAGGCGCAGCTGGGGATCCCTCCCAGGGCTTTGCTCCTCGAGGGCCCCACAGTTCTGATCCCAAAGGAAATGGCCCTCACTCCCTTCCCGACCCCCACTGTCCAGCCCAGGCTTGATCAGGTTTTCCACGGCAAGTTTTCATGTTTGACCTCCCTTTTCCGGGTGTGCAGCCATCAGCCTCGCCATCCTCCATGCCTTCTCCCAGACGTGCACACTGTCTGGAGTAGGGGGGCTGTCTTCACCCAAGAAGAACAGGGTTTCAGGCTGTTAGGTCTCTGCAAATTGCCATCTCCCAGAACACATCCCTGGGGTTCCTCTAGGTTGAGAGCCGGTGCCTGACGCAGCTGCGTAATATTCCAGAAGGGAGGCTGGAGCCATTGCCGCAGTTCAGCTCCTCATGGCTGTGGGGCCACTTCAACAGTGCTGCaggagccaggcgcggtggctcacgcctgtaatcccagcattttgggaggccgaggcaggaggatcacctaaggtcaggagttcgagaccagcctggcccaccatggtgaaaccccatctctactaaaaatacaaaaattagccaggcatggtggtgtgcgcctataatcgcagctacttgggagactgaaacatgagaattgcttgagcccgggcggctgaggtcgcagtgagctgagatcacgccactgcgctctagcctgggtgactgtctcaaaacaaaacaaatcagtgCCACAGGGAAGATGCCGTGTGTCCTAATGGACCAgtccctcccagcccctgggtaagcctctgtttcctcatctctagaatgaggatacactttttttttttttttgagatagagtctcattctgtcgcccaggctggagtgcagtggtgcgatctcagttcactgcaagctcctcctcccaggttcacgccattctcccgcctcagcctcccgagtagctgggactacaggcgcccaccacctcgcctggctaattttttgtatttttagtagagacggggtttcaccatgttagccaggatggtctcgatctcctaacctcgtgatccgcccgtctcagcctcccaaagtgctgggattacaggcgtgagccactgcgccaggcctagaATGGGGATGTTTTGTTAGAACTCTCAGGTGACGCTGTTCCCACAGGGCAGCTACCATTACTCAGTTAACAACTGACTGACCTGAAGGTGTTAATATTTAAATCATTCCCGTACCTCAAATtctactttacatttttttcagtcttttagagaaagggtctcactctgtcacccaggcagtggtatgatcatagctcacagcagccttgacctcctgggctcaagcgatcctcacccCTCAgctccccaggtagctgggactacaggcgtgcgccaccatacctggctaattttgtattttttgtagagatggggttttgccatgttgcccaggctggtctcaaactcctggcctcaagtgatttgcccacctcagcctccaaaaatgctgggacgacaggcgtaagccaccatgtcgggccctggctaatttttaagttttgtaaacaattttttgtagagatgggatttcactttgttgcccaggctggtctcgaactcctggcttcaagcgatgctcccaccttggcctcccaaagtgctgggattactggtatgagccaccacacctggcctgaaattcTACTTTTAAAGCTGATAACCTTTTTCTGCTAGAGACATTCAGTGCTGCCTCCTGCCACAAGCCACTGAGGGCTCAGGGTTCCATTTGAGCTCCAGGGGATTCATGTGCTGCCACTCACTGTCCTTCCTCTGTCCCACCCCAGTATGAGAATGAGTCGGCCCTGAACCTTTATGAGACTTGCAAGGTGCGGACCGTGAAGGCTGGCACGCTGGAGAAGCTGGTGGAGCACCTGGTGCCCGCCTTCCAGGGCAGCGACCTCTCCTACGTCACCATCTTCCTGTGTACCTACAGAGCCTTCACCACCACCCAACAGGTCCTGGACCTGCTGTTTAAAAGGTGAGCACGCACCCTCCACTGCATGGGATGCACAGGGCCCCTCACCCCCGCCCGGCTGTGGGTCTTGGCAATGCTggttcacctctctgagcctcgctTTGCTTGTACGAAAGAAAAACTGGGTGCTAAGAGGACCTCATGGGGTTATCGTCAGGCCTGCGTGGGATGAGGGGTGGAACGTGCTCCTCCACCACGTGGCCCTAGGGAATGGGCTGCTGGACTGTGGTGCTTGTATTTACGATTTTCCTGTCCCCCATGGGGAAGCGCTCTGCCCCAAGCCTCACTCGTATGTGGCCTTGGACAAAGCAGTTTTCCCACTTGTCAAGGACATTCCAGATTGTACCCGGGGGCTGGTGGAGGGGTCCGAGGGGCACTCAGATAGCTGGGAAGGAGCTGGTTGGGgctcattcattgaacaaatgtatatgaagcacctactgtgtgctggccCTTTTCTAGGCATTTAATATAATTtgatgaaaaaaagcaaaaaaaaaaaaaaaaaaaaaaatccctgtcctCCTGGGCCTCCGTTCTAGTCGGAGAGTCAGACAGTAACACACGACGTCGTAAGCAGGTACGGTAGATGTGATGCCCTCACGGCCTCCTCTAGATACGGCTGCGTCCTCCCCTATTCCGACGAGGATGGCGGACCCCAGGACCAACTTAAAAAGTGAGTGAGCTTTCAGCCAAGAGGAAGGGACCCTGTCTCCAGCAAACAGTGGGAGAGTgcatggggctggggctggagcgAGATGGGCAGAACCGTGGCTCCCACACCTCTTGCGGTTCCTGCTGGAGGGCTGGGGTCTGGGGGCTTCGCCTGCAGGAAGAAATAAGACCAAGAGCTGGGGAGGGGTCCTGAGGTGGCTGGGGCTCAGAGCAGCCGCCGGCGGGAACCCATCCCACCATAGCCTCATCCTAGCTGGGCGTGGCTCAGTGTGCCCTGATCTAGGGGcccagggcaggaggtggggtgAGCCTGTGCTCTCACATTGCCTCGCCCCTCAATGAGTGCTTAGTGGGCAGGCTACACCTCACTCTCTGGGAGAAGGGGATCAGTGGGAAGGTAAGACCCACAGTGGTCAGAGAGCCAGGCAGCTCACCAGCACCGAGCTACGAGTCGAGTCGCCAGGGACCTGGGATGCCAGGCAGGAGGACAGATCCCTCATGGAGTTTATGGTCCAGcgaggagaggggctggagacaTGCAGAGGCGTGGGCGGGACTTCcctggaggaggggagaggtgtCGCTATTGACCAGGGGCCTCCTTGCTTCTTTGCCTGGACagccaaggaggctgaggcttgggcTGGGGTGGGTGGCCTCCGGATGGACAGGGGCCAGCACAGGAGCCCAGCCTGGCTCACGGAGCCATGGGAGGGCCATGGGGGAAGGGGAGCCCAGACCTCTGACTCTGCTGCCCACCCACCTGTCCCCAGTGCCATCTCCTCCATCCTGGGCACCTGGCTGGACCAGTACTCGGAGGATTTCTGTCAACCCCCGGACTTTCCCTGCCTCAAGCAGCTGGTGGCCTATGTGCAGCTCAACATGCCAGGCTCAGACCTGGAGCGCCGTGCCCACCTTCTCCTGGCCCAGCTGGAGCACTCGGAACCCACTGAGGCAGAGCCTGAGGGTGAGGACGACTGGGGTGGGTGCCAGAGGTTGAATGAGGCGGCGGCTCCAGGGTCTGGTGCTGGGCCAGGGGCACAGATGTCCTCAGACCACACAGGCAGGGACCACAGGTGGGAGGGCAGCCTGGTGCAGGTTTTGTGGGTTCGAGGGGAGCGGCTTCTCTGGAAGCCAGGGCTGTTCTCTGTCTTTGAAAAGGCACAGGAAGGGCTGGAATATTTTTGAACTTTTCTTTTACAGCTCTGTCACCAGTGCCAGCTCTAAAACCAACTCCAGAGCTAGAGCTAGCTCTAACACCAGCTCGAGCACCCAGCCCAGTGCCAGCCCCAGCGCCAGCTCCAACACCAGCTCCAGGCTCAGAGCTAGAGGTCGCTCCAGCACCAGCTCCGAAGCTCCAGCAGGCTCCAGAGCCAGCTGTGGAACTAGAACCGGCTCCAGCGCCAGCTCTGGAACTAGAGCCAGCTCCAGTACCACCTCCAGAACAGGATCCAGCTCCTTCCCAAACTCTAGAGCTGGAGCCAGCTCTAGTGCCAGTTCCAGCATTAGAGCCTTCCTGGCCTTCACCTGTGGTTGCAGAGAACGGGCTGAGTGAGAAGCCTCACCTCTTGGTGTTCCCTCCCGACTTGGTGGCAGAGCAGTTTACACTGATGGATGCGGTGAGCGGCTCAGATTGGCAGGGCAGGGGTGGGCCTGCCTTCTGGCATCTGCTGCCCCCTACCTAGCATTCCCTGGTCCAGAGCTGATGTTCTggtcaaatcccagctctactgtTACACACCAAGTAACCAGGGCCAGTTTCTGAACCCCAAGTCCTCAGTTTCCCTCCGgacggtagagatggggtcacccCTGTCCTCCAGAGTGAGTGTTGAGATTCCAGATGGAGCAGACCGGAAGCTCAGCAGGCCTGGCCTGTGGGAGTGGAGGGTGCTCACCAGGGTGCTCCATGGGTCACCCCCATCTGTTTAGGAGGCTCACCAGCTTCAGCACTCATTAGGTATTCGGTGTGTCCTAGAGCCCATGGCAGACACTGGACAAAGCCCCTAGTTATAGCGCCCACAGCCGATGTGCGTCTGGATGGGGCGCAGACTGAGGCGTGCCATGTGGGATGATAGGGGGTGGGGCACTGGGGCGTGGGCCGGTAGTGCCGTTTTGGTCCATGTAGGTGCGAGCCGCCTGTCGGCGCTGGGGCTTGGTGAGGATGTGCGAGGCAGTGCTCCTGTTGTTCCCACCAGCATTCTGTCCTGGGTCACTTGTGTGCTAGGCACCCTGCATGGACATGGGATAAAATCCGGAGACCCCCACAAGGGGGTCAAGCTACATCCTCAGCttccccagcaccagcccagACTGCTGGGGCACAGCCAGGTGACGCTTACCCTCCTCCCCAGGAGCTGTTCAAGAAGGTGGTGCCCTACCACTGCCTGGGCTCCATCTGGTCCCAGCGGGACAAGAAGGGCAAGGAGCACCTGGCACCCACCATCCGCGCCACTGTCACCCAGTTCAACAGCGTGGCCAACTGCGTCATCACCACCTGCCTTGGGGACCGAAGCACGAAAGCCCCAGACAGGGCCAGGGTGGTGGAGCACTGGATCGAGGTGGCCAGGGTACGCCACAGGAGGGGCCTGGGCCCCCTCTTTGCCTTCATCTGTTCTCAGGTTGTGGTCTGCAGTCCAAGCCCCTGTACAGGCCCCAGGCCCCTCTTCCCAGGGGCACGCTTTCCTTGACTCTCCCAGCCCACTGCCTGGATGCTCACGTCCTCCTTACGCCGTTTCCTTAGGTTGAGCTAAAATCCTGTCACCCCTGGGTCGCAGGTGTGCCCTCTGGGGACTCCCTGAGTGTCTGTCTCATTAGGaggggaggccaagggggacTGAGGCCAGGCAAACTGGGagccccagccccacctcacGCCTCCTGCTCTTCCCGGCCAGGAGTGCCGGATCCTCAAGAACTTCTCGTCGCTGTATGCCATCCTCTCCGCCCTGCAGAGCAACTCCATCCACCGGCTGAAGAAGACGTGGGAAGACGTTTCCAGGTGGGCATGCCTCTATAGGAGCTCCTGCTGCACTGGGGACCTCCCACAGGGCTGGCATTGCCCGCTTAGTGAGCCAGTGGGAGGCCACAAACCCTGAGCGCAGGGATCCTCCACTGACCTGAGCTGGCAGCTCTGCCTCAGAGCTCGGCTTCCTAAGCTGTCAGATGGTGGGTTGAGCCACATCAGAGATTTTCAGGTGTTCATGTTGTAGCTACAGAACCCTTATGCTATTGATATCAAAACCTttgtgccaggcgcagtggctaacgcctgtaatcccagctactcggaaagctgaggccaggagaatctcttgaacccaggaggtggaggtcgcaatgagtcgagatcggaccactgctctccagcctgggtggctgcaattgtctccaaaaaaagaaaaaaaaccctttggAAATAGCTGCTCACTGGAAACGGGAACAGGGGTCCTGTTGCACCAACATGAAGGCCCCCTCCCCAGACCTGCAGAGCATTGGTGCTCTGTGAAACCCTGTGTGCTGCGTTCAGGCAGCCTGGGGTCTTTCAACTCTAAAGTGAAATGGATTTGCACTCACACCCCTCCCCGCCATTGCTAGCTTTCTCCTCCCTTCTTTGCCCTTCTGACAGGGACAGTTTCCGGATCTTTCAGAAGCTGTCGGAGATCTTCTCAGATGAGAACAACTACTCATTGAGCCGGGAGCTGCTCATCAAGGTGGAGTGGcggcaggcagaggcagagactggggcAGGGGGTGGTGGCGTTCGCTTCTTGCTGGAAAAGTTCCTTTCCCGTGTGCACAAAGAGGGAAGAGGGATCTGTTTGGCCCCTGGGCGTTTGAGGGACAGGGCCCCGGTTAATCCGACACAGTAAGGGTGGCAGTGGAGGTTCCAGGAGTAGTAGATGGGCATCAGGACCAGCAGGTCTCCGGCTTCCTCGCTGGTTGGGAAGGGGATGCAGCTCCTGCCCCCACACTGGCCCCGTCTGTCCCCGGGAGGCCAGGCTCCTACCTCTGTCTGTTCTGCACACCCAAGGAGAAGGCAGCCTGCCTACCCCAGGGACAGGAGCTGCAGGGGATGCCAAGGGCCAAGTGACCGTACCTGGCAGGTAGATTTGGAGGCCCTGTGTGgcttccccaccctgccctgaGAAGAGACACTGACCAGAGAACCCTGTAGCATTCTTCTCATGGTACCCCGTTAGCCATGGCAGACACCCTAGATGACTGAGGAGAACTTTCAGGGACTAATGGATTCACGAGGCCTCAGAGGGAGTCAAGTGTCACTGCCTGGTGCCCCGGCGTGCCCGGTCAGCGAAATGACATCTAGGGCCCCCCTCCTGCGTGGACGAACGCAGAGTTCCCTACAGAGGAGTATCGCAGGGGGTTCTGGAACACCTGTCCCTCTCCCTCCGTGGCACAGCTCTGCTGGGGGCCCCAGCACGCACGAGAAGCCCAGAGGATGGCATCCCAATCAGTGGCTAAACAGGGGTAAAGGCAGATGGGGCAGAGCCTCTGGCTAGGACAGAAAAGCCTGTTCTGAGTCCCTGGGGGCCCTGGGCAAGTTGCTGCCCATCTCAgggccacagtttcctcatccgGAAAACGGAGGAATGCCAGCCCTGGGGTACTGACCTCACGGAAGGTTCAAGGGAGAAAAGGAGTGTTCAGCCAAAACAGGGCTGTAGCGGACAGTCTCTGAGGCCCTGCAAGGTAGGCAGagatttttgagacggagtcttgctctgtcgcccaggctggagtgcagtggcgggatctcggctcactgcaagctccgcctcccgggtttacgtcattctcctgcctcagcctcccgagtagctgggactacaggcaccctccacctcgcctggctagttttttgtatttttttagtagagacggggtttcaccgtgttagccaggatggtc is from Macaca mulatta isolate MMU2019108-1 chromosome 15, T2T-MMU8v2.0, whole genome shotgun sequence and encodes:
- the RALGDS gene encoding ral guanine nucleotide dissociation stimulator isoform X18, producing MAREAGQVCARPAVPRVGKGSVFFACVSVVTARRRAIARRAALQSPTPWLAPLPPPATTESSTQEIGEELINGVIYSISLRKVQLHHGANKGQRWLGYENESALNLYETCKVRTVKAGTLEKLVEHLVPAFQGSDLSYVTIFLCTYRAFTTTQQVLDLLFKRYGCVLPYSDEDGGPQDQLKNAISSILGTWLDQYSEDFCQPPDFPCLKQLVAYVQLNMPGSDLERRAHLLLAQLEHSEPTEAEPEALSPVPALKPTPELELALTPARAPSPVPAPAPAPTPAPGSELEVAPAPAPKLQQAPEPAVELEPAPAPALELEPAPVPPPEQDPAPSQTLELEPALVPVPALEPSWPSPVVAENGLSEKPHLLVFPPDLVAEQFTLMDAELFKKVVPYHCLGSIWSQRDKKGKEHLAPTIRATVTQFNSVANCVITTCLGDRSTKAPDRARVVEHWIEVARECRILKNFSSLYAILSALQSNSIHRLKKTWEDVSRDSFRIFQKLSEIFSDENNYSLSRELLIKEGTSKFATLEMNPKRAQKRPKETGIIQGTVPYLGTFLTDLVMLDTAMKDYLYVSMLGEAGEFEVIAQIKLLQSACNNYSITPDEQFGVWFRALERLSETESYNLSCELEPPSESASNTLRTKKNTAIVKRWSDRQAPSTELSTSGSSHSKSCDQLRCGPYLSSGDIADALSVHSAGSSSSDVEEINISFVPESPDGQEKKFWESASQSSPETSGISSASSSTSSSSASTTPVAATRTHKRSVSGLCNSSSALPLYNQQVGDCCIIRVSLDVDNGNMYKSILVTSQDKAPAVIRKAMDKHNLEEDEPEDYELLQILSDDRKLKIPENANVFYAMNSTANYDFVLKKRAFTKGVKVKHGASSTLPRMKQKGLKIAKGIF
- the RALGDS gene encoding ral guanine nucleotide dissociation stimulator isoform X14, with the translated sequence MAREAGQVCARPAVPRVGKGSVFFACVSVVTARRRAIARRAALQSPTPWLAPLPPPATTESSTQEIGEELINGVIYSISLRKVQLHHGANKGQRWLGYENESALNLYETCKVRTVKAGTLEKLVEHLVPAFQGSDLSYVTIFLCTYRAFTTTQQVLDLLFKRYGRCDALTASSRYGCVLPYSDEDGGPQDQLKNAISSILGTWLDQYSEDFCQPPDFPCLKQLVAYVQLNMPGSDLERRAHLLLAQLEHSEPTEAEPEALSPVPALKPTPELELALTPARAPSPVPAPAPAPTPAPGSELEVAPAPAPKLQQAPEPAVELEPAPAPALELEPAPVPPPEQDPAPSQTLELEPALVPVPALEPSWPSPVVAENGLSEKPHLLVFPPDLVAEQFTLMDAELFKKVVPYHCLGSIWSQRDKKGKEHLAPTIRATVTQFNSVANCVITTCLGDRSTKAPDRARVVEHWIEVARECRILKNFSSLYAILSALQSNSIHRLKKTWEDVSRDSFRIFQKLSEIFSDENNYSLSRELLIKEGTSKFATLEMNPKRAQKRPKETGIIQGTVPYLGTFLTDLVMLDTAMKDYLYVSMLGEAGEFEVIAQIKLLQSACNNYSITPDEQFGVWFRALERLSETESYNLSCELEPPSESASNTLRTKKNTAIVKRWSDRQAPSTELSTSGSSHSKSCDQLRCGPYLSSGDIADALSVHSAGSSSSDVEEINISFVPESPDGQEKKFWESASQSSPETSGISSASSSTSSSSASTTPVAATRTHKRSVSGLCNSSSALPLYNQQVGDCCIIRVSLDVDNGNMYKSILVTSQDKAPAVIRKAMDKHNLEEDEPEDYELLQILSDDRKLKIPENANVFYAMNSTANYDFVLKKRAFTKGVKVKHGASSTLPRMKQKGLKIAKGIF
- the RALGDS gene encoding ral guanine nucleotide dissociation stimulator isoform X24, with the translated sequence MMVDCQSSTQEIGEELINGVIYSISLRKVQLHHGANKGQRWLGYENESALNLYETCKVRTVKAGTLEKLVEHLVPAFQGSDLSYVTIFLCTYRAFTTTQQVLDLLFKRYGRCDALTASSRYGCVLPYSDEDGGPQDQLKNAISSILGTWLDQYSEDFCQPPDFPCLKQLVAYVQLNMPGSDLERRAHLLLAQLEHSEPTEAEPEALSPVPALKPTPELELALTPARAPSPVPAPAPAPTPAPGSELEVAPAPAPKLQQAPEPAVELEPAPAPALELEPAPVPPPEQDPAPSQTLELEPALVPVPALEPSWPSPVVAENGLSEKPHLLVFPPDLVAEQFTLMDAELFKKVVPYHCLGSIWSQRDKKGKEHLAPTIRATVTQFNSVANCVITTCLGDRSTKAPDRARVVEHWIEVARECRILKNFSSLYAILSALQSNSIHRLKKTWEDVSRDSFRIFQKLSEIFSDENNYSLSRELLIKEGTSKFATLEMNPKRAQKRPKETGIIQGTVPYLGTFLTDLVMLDTAMKDYLYGRLINFEKRRKEFEVIAQIKLLQSACNNYSITPDEQFGVWFRALERLSETESYNLSCELEPPSESASNTLRTKKNTAIVKRWSDRQAPSTELSTSGSSHSKSCDQLRCGPYLSSGDIADALSVHSAGSSSSDVEEINISFVPESPDGQEKKFWESASQSSPETSGISSASSSTSSSSASTTPVAATRTHKRSVSGLCNSSSALPLYNQQVGDCCIIRVSLDVDNGNMYKSILVTSQDKAPAVIRKAMDKHNLEEDEPEDYELLQILSDDRKLKIPENANVFYAMNSTANYDFVLKKRAFTKGVKVKHGASSTLPRMKQKGLKIAKGIF